The following proteins are encoded in a genomic region of Halomicrobium zhouii:
- a CDS encoding VirB4 family type IV secretion system protein, with amino-acid sequence MPQTDSRDPTQLIPPSVNTHIEWYRGVTTQDLLLFVPAGLLAVVALGALYLGATTLAWVAGLLALASAFLAMVGKLTTKWYTSPRERVRDGLSYVRRQRRYPWGPDETVDVHGVRRLDDGIAEMQDGRLVGLVRVDPTNTAMMEQSTKEQLASQLGSVVDEEIKAFDFKLFATTTETDPERLTSEFASRRDGDLDDLDDDRDVALRKRTHLADLVAWRADNHSVWEATDWTFYVAVPVSPSVLRHDVSMWKLLLPFANPENERSDGELEGELRQRIDQVVNGLAGIDGLDAERVAAEEQADLLARFWTDREITDDLRDSLDREESRDNAAVTPAEQAFRPSHLDEHQGFVELNGEYVRTFWIASWPVEPQGLFLQNLVSLRGVDVDLCIHVRSEDKKRKITQLEHQIADIQSEGMERERNADVSAVDVDRDVDAHITYRELLQETPTQPWQISGYVTVRADSRDAAERAEGAVEGFASVDAAQRVALDDAADKVRDRAEANPADLTVIPPSKNQLAALRASSPVGRDHYQEQTVEDKTRSVPGGAIGAMFPFGHVTIEEEGGMEWGRNEQNGTAIKADPFDRGVAPHMMTIGQSRSGKTYGCSKAAARWFMESDEHTLIVCDTQAGFEGLTEQLGGRHYVVDGSKTINPLDIQPVPEYVRESVGQVNPYQMKVNEATQFFAGVLKSQGVDPGSYTSTIEEGLEETYARFDIYPEDLDSHANESPTVADFLETLEDILEHPGEYTHTNHEREIERKVARVSDLLDKLSGFKPSGKYSYLVGQTEESLTDSDLDMAYLDLRQFRGSSDAEKSVMLQLMLGQVYEKVKRSRQKVVFLIDEAHVLLHSERMVTWLQKAAREWARYDAALWFVSQSPREFLSSMQGHGAAEESHRRTIVDQCSTIQCYRTPSVEPEILRELGLNSTQIQFVKRKATPGKAAAGHSECLIKLDDYQSWIPTYVEASPFEDTVLQYSRREHGDYSEYVEHVLGGDSEGSPTVTGTNDRIPDQRQHTSNGKSDTERRGPESDSRNPTQP; translated from the coding sequence ATGCCGCAGACAGACAGTCGCGATCCGACACAGCTCATTCCGCCGTCCGTGAACACGCACATCGAGTGGTATCGTGGGGTGACGACGCAGGACCTCCTCCTGTTCGTTCCGGCCGGATTGCTGGCCGTCGTCGCACTTGGGGCGCTCTACCTGGGGGCGACGACGCTGGCCTGGGTGGCTGGGCTACTGGCCCTTGCGAGCGCGTTCCTCGCCATGGTGGGAAAGCTTACGACGAAGTGGTATACCAGTCCCCGGGAGCGAGTGCGCGACGGGCTTTCCTATGTGCGACGACAGCGGCGGTACCCGTGGGGGCCGGACGAGACGGTCGACGTCCACGGCGTGCGGCGGCTCGACGACGGCATCGCCGAGATGCAGGACGGGCGGCTGGTTGGACTCGTCCGCGTCGATCCGACGAACACGGCGATGATGGAACAGTCGACGAAGGAGCAGCTGGCGTCGCAACTGGGCTCGGTCGTCGACGAGGAGATCAAGGCCTTCGACTTCAAACTGTTCGCGACGACGACCGAGACGGACCCCGAGCGCCTCACCAGCGAGTTCGCCAGCCGACGGGACGGCGACCTCGACGACCTGGACGACGACCGCGACGTCGCGCTCAGGAAACGCACCCATCTGGCGGACTTGGTCGCTTGGCGGGCCGACAATCACTCGGTGTGGGAGGCGACGGACTGGACGTTCTACGTCGCCGTTCCGGTGTCACCGTCGGTGCTCCGCCACGACGTAAGCATGTGGAAACTGCTGCTACCGTTCGCGAATCCCGAGAACGAGCGGTCCGACGGCGAACTGGAGGGGGAACTCCGACAACGTATCGACCAGGTCGTCAACGGGCTCGCGGGTATCGACGGGCTCGACGCCGAACGGGTCGCCGCCGAGGAGCAGGCCGACCTGCTGGCACGGTTCTGGACCGACAGAGAGATCACCGACGATCTTCGCGACAGCCTCGACCGTGAGGAGAGCCGCGACAACGCGGCGGTGACGCCGGCCGAACAGGCGTTTCGACCGTCACATCTCGACGAACACCAGGGATTCGTCGAGCTCAACGGTGAGTACGTGCGCACGTTCTGGATCGCCTCGTGGCCCGTCGAGCCACAGGGACTCTTCCTCCAGAACCTCGTCTCGCTGCGAGGCGTCGACGTCGACCTCTGCATCCACGTCCGAAGCGAGGACAAGAAGCGGAAGATCACCCAGTTGGAACACCAGATCGCGGACATCCAGTCCGAAGGGATGGAGCGAGAGCGGAACGCCGACGTCAGCGCGGTCGACGTCGACCGCGACGTCGACGCCCACATCACGTATCGCGAACTGCTCCAGGAGACGCCGACCCAGCCATGGCAGATTTCGGGATACGTCACGGTGCGGGCGGATTCCCGGGATGCTGCCGAGCGTGCCGAGGGGGCCGTTGAAGGATTTGCGTCGGTCGACGCGGCCCAGCGCGTTGCCCTCGACGATGCGGCCGATAAGGTCCGTGATCGAGCCGAAGCGAATCCCGCTGACCTGACCGTCATCCCACCGTCGAAGAACCAGCTCGCTGCGCTTCGGGCCAGCTCACCAGTCGGCCGGGATCACTACCAGGAGCAGACAGTCGAAGACAAGACCCGATCGGTGCCCGGTGGGGCCATCGGCGCGATGTTCCCCTTCGGCCACGTCACTATCGAGGAGGAGGGCGGGATGGAGTGGGGCCGCAACGAGCAGAACGGAACGGCGATCAAGGCCGACCCCTTCGACCGCGGCGTCGCCCCGCACATGATGACGATCGGGCAGTCCCGCTCGGGGAAGACCTACGGCTGCTCGAAGGCGGCGGCCCGGTGGTTCATGGAGAGCGACGAGCACACGCTCATCGTCTGCGATACGCAGGCCGGGTTCGAGGGACTGACCGAGCAGCTCGGCGGCCGTCACTACGTCGTCGACGGCTCGAAGACGATCAACCCGCTCGACATCCAGCCGGTGCCAGAGTACGTCCGCGAGAGCGTCGGGCAGGTCAACCCCTACCAGATGAAGGTCAACGAGGCGACGCAGTTCTTCGCGGGCGTCCTGAAATCCCAGGGCGTCGACCCCGGCTCGTACACGTCGACTATCGAAGAGGGGCTCGAAGAGACCTACGCACGCTTCGACATTTATCCCGAGGACCTCGACAGCCACGCGAACGAGAGCCCGACGGTCGCGGACTTCCTGGAGACGCTCGAAGACATCCTCGAACACCCGGGCGAGTACACCCACACGAATCACGAGCGGGAAATCGAGCGCAAGGTTGCCCGGGTGTCGGACCTGCTCGACAAACTCTCGGGGTTCAAACCCAGCGGGAAGTACAGCTATCTCGTCGGGCAGACCGAAGAGAGCCTGACCGACTCGGATCTGGACATGGCGTATTTGGACCTTCGCCAGTTCCGCGGGTCGTCGGACGCCGAGAAATCAGTCATGTTGCAACTGATGCTCGGTCAGGTCTACGAGAAGGTCAAACGCTCCCGGCAGAAGGTCGTCTTCCTCATCGACGAGGCACACGTCCTCCTCCACAGTGAGCGGATGGTCACCTGGCTCCAGAAGGCGGCACGGGAGTGGGCACGCTACGACGCGGCGCTGTGGTTCGTCAGCCAGAGTCCGCGGGAGTTCCTGTCGTCGATGCAGGGCCACGGTGCGGCCGAAGAGAGTCACCGCCGCACCATCGTCGACCAGTGCTCGACGATCCAGTGCTATCGAACGCCAAGCGTCGAACCGGAGATTCTGCGGGAACTCGGGCTGAACAGCACCCAGATCCAGTTCGTCAAGCGAAAGGCGACGCCGGGGAAGGCCGCTGCGGGACACTCGGAGTGCCTGATCAAACTCGACGACTACCAGTCGTGGATACCGACGTACGTCGAGGCGTCACCGTTCGAGGACACCGTCCTCCAGTACAGCCGCCGTGAACACGGGGATTACAGCGAATACGTCGAGCACGTTTTGGGAGGAGATTCTGAGGGGAGTCCGACAGTCACAGGGACTAATGATCGGATACCCGACCAGCGACAGCATACATCAAACGGGAAAAGTGATACTGAACGCAGGGGGCCTGAGTCAGATAGTAGGAACCCCACACAGCCATAG
- a CDS encoding ParA family protein, which translates to MLSYAVYSEAGGVGKTTLTANLAVAHARAGLDVLVVPLDPQDGDLSYLFDADHDRADSDVDTLVHHLVGRGMGEFSDLIRTVEHGVDIIPEHNRLEDLGEALRKEQEARSDFGESFPMWTQLQRVLREEKINEQYDVLIVDPPASSGPQLYNALDATRNLVVPIEPSGKGQASVSGLDDLVTNLEEQLEINIGVLAAVPNRFKGTRDQDDVVAEVEDAGFDVPVILRDRTSLLEGCWRAHCSAFRYVRDHRSRKRDYEVETLAQFDELARHLESEGGVEAPNPPEPGEVEPEDAEADDAEVEA; encoded by the coding sequence ATGCTCTCGTATGCGGTGTACAGTGAGGCCGGTGGGGTCGGGAAGACGACGCTCACCGCAAACCTGGCTGTCGCGCACGCTCGCGCCGGGCTCGACGTCCTCGTGGTCCCGCTCGACCCGCAGGACGGCGACCTGAGTTACCTGTTCGACGCTGACCACGACCGGGCGGACAGCGACGTCGACACCCTGGTCCACCACCTCGTCGGCCGGGGAATGGGCGAGTTCTCGGACCTGATCCGGACCGTCGAACACGGCGTCGACATCATCCCCGAGCACAACCGGCTCGAGGACCTCGGCGAAGCGCTCCGGAAAGAACAGGAGGCCCGGAGCGACTTCGGCGAGTCGTTCCCGATGTGGACGCAGCTCCAGCGCGTCCTTCGCGAGGAGAAGATCAACGAACAGTACGACGTCCTCATCGTCGACCCGCCGGCCAGTTCCGGCCCGCAGCTCTACAACGCACTCGACGCGACCCGGAACCTGGTCGTTCCGATCGAACCCTCCGGAAAGGGCCAGGCCTCCGTCAGCGGGCTCGACGACCTGGTTACCAACCTCGAAGAGCAACTCGAGATCAACATCGGCGTCCTGGCGGCCGTGCCCAACCGGTTCAAGGGGACGCGCGACCAGGACGACGTCGTCGCCGAGGTGGAGGACGCGGGATTCGACGTGCCGGTCATCCTCCGCGACCGGACCTCGCTGCTGGAGGGCTGCTGGCGCGCTCACTGCAGCGCGTTCCGGTACGTCCGCGACCACCGCAGTCGCAAGCGCGACTACGAAGTCGAGACGCTCGCGCAGTTCGACGAGCTGGCCCGGCACCTCGAATCCGAGGGCGGCGTCGAAGCGCCGAACCCGCCCGAGCCCGGTGAGGTCGAGCCCGAGGACGCCGAAGCCGACGACGCAGAGGTGGAAGCATGA
- a CDS encoding tyrosine-type recombinase/integrase yields MAKSGHSDSTADVRWTLLDPDGLEDAYWDVVAPAMEADGLDPEADRPSHSWLSEHGFRGLVYALREYHDRSFAEFWNDDLGLEAGGYDWGIDHEPTVDALERYLDRQAQRLSWSDSTVEAHAYRLGRYVRAYEDVNGTPDLLTPVARDSDVPPHEAVDACWDTFDELDREVGRRTLRRIYRTTSNWYTTLVSRREAALNPTDGLDYDWTVDDRSGDNPALSPDHVRALFDAASNSRERLLVVALCAWGLRTSEVAALHARQLVLDDENPHIRFDERKNGPGTVAVIYGADTARERLAELADEADWSGYLFPSSRSATGHRSKSTIGNWFANLVTRADVPTQIVGQNTVPQMGRRFWYDRYSDTVEMLVEHQVSEIADEQGSASADVVWHDYLSADRRRELRRQFMREKLSTAFESADGE; encoded by the coding sequence ATGGCGAAATCGGGGCACTCAGATTCCACGGCCGACGTCCGGTGGACGCTCCTCGACCCCGACGGCCTCGAAGACGCGTACTGGGACGTCGTCGCGCCGGCCATGGAGGCCGACGGGCTCGACCCCGAGGCGGACCGTCCGTCACACTCCTGGCTGTCCGAACACGGCTTCCGCGGCCTGGTGTACGCGCTCCGGGAGTACCACGACCGCAGCTTCGCCGAGTTCTGGAACGACGACCTCGGGCTCGAAGCCGGGGGCTACGACTGGGGAATCGACCACGAACCCACCGTCGACGCGCTCGAACGCTACCTCGACCGGCAGGCTCAGCGCCTGTCCTGGAGCGACAGCACCGTCGAGGCCCACGCGTACCGCCTCGGCCGGTACGTGCGCGCGTACGAGGACGTGAACGGCACACCCGATCTTCTCACGCCCGTCGCCCGGGACAGCGACGTCCCGCCCCACGAAGCCGTCGACGCCTGCTGGGACACCTTCGACGAACTGGACCGGGAGGTCGGCCGGCGCACACTCCGGCGGATCTACCGGACCACGTCGAACTGGTACACGACGCTGGTCAGCCGGCGCGAAGCGGCGCTGAACCCCACCGACGGCCTCGACTACGACTGGACCGTCGACGACCGGAGCGGGGACAACCCGGCACTCTCCCCTGACCACGTCCGGGCGCTGTTCGACGCTGCTTCGAATTCGCGGGAACGACTGCTCGTCGTCGCGCTCTGTGCCTGGGGCCTGCGAACGAGCGAAGTGGCCGCACTGCACGCCCGCCAGCTGGTCCTCGACGACGAGAACCCCCACATTCGCTTCGACGAACGCAAGAATGGCCCGGGGACAGTCGCCGTCATCTACGGGGCCGACACCGCTCGCGAACGCCTCGCCGAACTGGCCGACGAGGCGGACTGGTCCGGCTATCTCTTCCCGTCGTCACGGTCCGCGACGGGCCACCGGTCGAAGAGCACCATCGGGAACTGGTTCGCCAACCTCGTCACCAGGGCCGACGTTCCCACGCAGATCGTCGGACAGAACACGGTCCCGCAGATGGGACGACGGTTCTGGTACGACCGCTACTCCGACACTGTGGAGATGCTCGTCGAACACCAGGTCTCGGAGATCGCTGACGAACAGGGCAGCGCCTCTGCAGACGTCGTCTGGCACGACTACCTCTCTGCCGACCGTCGACGTGAGCTGCGTCGCCAGTTCATGCGAGAGAAGCTGAGTACCGCCTTCGAGTCCGCCGACGGGGAGTGA
- a CDS encoding ZIP family metal transporter, with translation MVALPGTFYWIAAFAIVAVLVNGAGIVTISRHREWAERSLPYLMCFAAGILITTPLIHALPHAVANNAAAGFTALTGFLFMYLSNQVIRHRTGEEPLAFGVTAAEGIGIHSLVDGVVYTVTFNISLLTGVLAGTGLVVHEFAEGVITYLVLLKGNVTERTAAMYAFVIAALTTPIGAFVAYPLVSRLGRSDLGLMLGFVSGVLIYVSAAHLLPEAQSYETDHSMLALLAGVGLALFIVFARSA, from the coding sequence ATGGTAGCGTTGCCAGGGACGTTCTACTGGATTGCAGCGTTCGCCATCGTCGCCGTACTGGTAAACGGCGCGGGCATCGTCACGATATCTCGACACCGGGAGTGGGCGGAACGGTCGCTCCCGTATCTCATGTGCTTTGCCGCGGGGATCCTCATCACGACGCCGCTGATCCACGCCCTCCCGCACGCGGTCGCGAACAACGCTGCTGCAGGGTTCACCGCCCTGACCGGCTTCCTCTTCATGTATCTCTCCAACCAGGTGATCAGACATCGCACCGGGGAGGAGCCGCTCGCGTTCGGGGTGACGGCGGCAGAGGGCATCGGGATCCACTCCCTGGTCGACGGCGTCGTCTACACCGTCACGTTCAACATTTCACTCCTGACAGGGGTTCTGGCCGGTACCGGGCTGGTCGTCCACGAATTCGCCGAAGGGGTCATCACGTATCTCGTCTTGCTGAAAGGGAACGTGACGGAACGAACGGCAGCGATGTATGCGTTCGTCATCGCGGCGTTGACGACACCGATCGGCGCCTTCGTCGCCTACCCACTGGTGAGCAGGCTCGGTCGAAGCGACCTGGGCCTCATGCTCGGATTCGTCTCGGGCGTGCTGATCTACGTCTCTGCGGCCCATCTGCTCCCCGAAGCACAGTCCTACGAGACGGACCATTCGATGCTCGCCCTCCTGGCCGGTGTCGGCCTGGCGCTGTTCATCGTCTTCGCACGGTCGGCCTGA